From the Microplitis mediator isolate UGA2020A chromosome 6, iyMicMedi2.1, whole genome shotgun sequence genome, one window contains:
- the LOC130670350 gene encoding uncharacterized protein LOC130670350, producing the protein MAVFKYFLIAITIFVNKSATEKPDIYIDDVNFMVGIFEVNPLRPNQVSFVGQGVLIDSDKVVTTSRNIYEGSKYRVRAYSWPKNNDILEDREIPISEYTEQDVVGVHVQPEVPLLRILNLDHAFDSSVRPIDYMKYTENKMFTSDTECVYIKIKKTFFGEKLKLKQRKITIKHPSESTGCSSALQLSSPKSNSYSIFCGVETGKRKCNRYPGSAVVCQSSPSSKPFLTGIQVINRNCEIMFENPKFFKYNPNRRSHVAYNDQLWGDD; encoded by the exons ATGGCAGtgtttaagtattttttaattgcgataacaatatttgttaataaatcgGCAACTGAAAAGCCGGATATTTATATTGACGACGTCAATTTTATGGTAGGAATTTTTGAAGTTAATCCTTTAAGACCAAATCAAGTTTCATTTGTTGGTCAAGGAGTTTTAATTGATTCTGATAAAGTTGTCACAACCTCACGAAATATTTAtga agGCTCAAAATATAGAGTACGCGCTTATAGTTGGCCTAAAAATAACGATATTCTTGAAGATAGAGAAATTCCAATTTCTGAGTACACGGAACAAGATGTGGTTGGGGTTCATGTCCAACCTGAGGTTCCATTATTGCGCATACTAAATTTGGACCACGCTTTTGATAGCAGTGTTAGGCCAATCGACTATATGAAGTATacggaaaataaaatgtttactaGCGACACTGAATGcgtctatataaaaataaaaaaga CATTTTTTGGGGAAAAGCTGAAACTTAAACAAcgaaaaataactataaaacatcCTTCCGAGTCTACCGGTTGTAGTTCAGCCCTTCAATTGAGTTCTCCAAAATCTAATTCATATTCAATCTTTTGCGGCGTAGAAACTGGAAAAAGAAAGTGCAAT agataCCCAGGATCAGCTGTCGTTTGTCAATCAAGTCCATCGTCGAAGCCTTTTTTGACAGGAATACAAGTCATCAATAGAAACTGCGAAATAATGTTTGAAAAcccgaaatttttcaaatataatcCGAATCGACGAAGTCACGTTGCTTATAACGACCAATTATGGGGTGATGATTAA
- the LOC130670351 gene encoding uncharacterized protein LOC130670351 codes for MGVFKFLLIAVGILINKSASEPADIYFDDVGFVLAIFEKNPLRQNEILFVGQGVLIGPNKVITSSDFLYEDADLQVRAYNWPKNHFQYDKKPSMSDYQERQVKEIKPVAELSLLQLLILEEPFEHNVPLIKYFDNYSEDVYNTGTKCALVKLKYKDSKFYHKLLGPTLKIKQRNIAKQKSFRPEGCSPKLRSIITKNHMNVFRENNYFCATETGKKHCNSYPGAAVICQSLTSQESYLAGIQILNDNCELMFQNTQTLPENLE; via the exons atGGGGGtgtttaagtttttattaattgcagTAGGaatacttataaataaatctgcAAGTGAACCGGCGGATATTTATTTCGATGACGTCGGATTTGTTCTcgcaatatttgaaaaaaatcctttGAGACAAaacgaaattttatttgtcgGTCAAGGAGTTTTAATTGGACCTAATAAAGTTATCACGAGTTCGGACTTTCTTTATGA GGACGCCGATTTACAAGTGCGCGCTTATAATTGGCcgaaaaatcattttcaataTGATAAAAAACCTTCGATGTCGGATTACCAGGAACGACaagttaaagaaataaaaccaGTGGCGGAACTTTCGCTCCTTCAATTGCTTATTTTGGAGGAACCTTTTGAACATAATGTTCCTCTTATCAAATACTTTGATAATTATTCCGAAGATGTATATAACACGGGCACTAAGTGCGCATTAGTGAAACTTAAGTACAAGGacagtaaattttaccataaat TACTTGGCCCAACATTAAAGATCAAACAAAGGAATATAGCCAAGCAAAAATCTTTTAGGCCAGAAGGATGCAGTCCAAAGCTTCGGTCGATTATAACTAAAAACCACATGAATGTATttagagaaaataattatttttgtgccACGGAAACTGGAAAAAAACATTGCAAC agTTACCCAGGAGCAGCTGTCATTTGCCAATCATTGACAAGCCAAGAAAGTTATTTAGCAGGCATTCAAATTCTTAATGATAATTGTGAGCTCATGTTCCAAAACACTCAAACTCTTCCAGAGAATTTGGaatga